A region of Lycium barbarum isolate Lr01 chromosome 3, ASM1917538v2, whole genome shotgun sequence DNA encodes the following proteins:
- the LOC132630952 gene encoding protein FLX-like 1 isoform X2: MKGRKRRRDPYPTPVPDDSGRRFPAAEAQTQIHPSVIIDDREREIETLLMENQRLAAAHVALKQDLSAVQQELHLLSSTAATVKTESDAEVREVYEKARKKESDVRIEDELSVEMARVRTDIQNLNADRKELTAKLHDMEDDLLKVREELQQFPVIKAEIESMHKEVQRGRAAIDYEKKMYASNLEYSQEMEKHKITMTSEIEKLHAELANAEKRARAAAAAAAPSNSNHQFAAATPGFTYSADYGNPETGYGGNLYPASYAVRQVLFLGMVAKEEGKEKEMW, from the exons ATGAAGGGACGAAAACGCCGCCGCGACCCTTACCCAACCCCAGTACCGGATGATTCTGGGCGCCGTTTTCCAGCAGCCGAAGCCCAAACTCAAATTCACCCATCAGTCATAATCGATGACAGAGAACGGGAGATCGAAACCCTGCTGATGGAGAACCAGCGTCTGGCAGCAGCACACGTGGCTCTTAAACAGGACCTCTCTGCCGTTCAACAGGAGCTCCATCTTCTCTCTTCCACAGCCGCAACCGTCAAAACCGAAAGTGATGCTGAAGTCCGAGAGGTTTACGAGAAGGCAAGGAAGAAGGAATCTGATGTCCGTATAGAGGACGAGCTTAGTGTGGAAATGGCTAGAGTTAGGACAGATATACAGAACCTAAATGCTGACCGCAAAGAGCTTACTGCCAAATTGCACGACATGGAGGATGATCTCCTTAAGGTTCGTGAAGAGTTACAACAGTTTCCTGTAATCAAAGCTGAAATTGAGTCCATGCATAAGGAAGTTCAACGAGGAAG GGCTGCTATTGACTATGAAAAAAAGATGTATGCCAGCAACCTTGAATATAGTCAAGAAATGGAGAAGCATAAGATTACTATGACTTCTGAAATTGAAAAGCTACATGCTGAGCTTGCAAATGCAGAAAAGAGGGCAAGGGCAGCAGCTGCTGCTGCAGCTCCAAGTAATTCAAACCACCAGTTTGCTGCAGCAACTCCAG GTTTTACATATTCTGCCGATTATGGAAATCCTGAAACAGGATATGGAGGGAATCTGTACCCTGCTTCTTATGCTGTACGTCAG